In Chryseobacterium gleum, a single genomic region encodes these proteins:
- a CDS encoding aspartate-semialdehyde dehydrogenase, protein MKVAVVGSTGMVGQVMLKVLEERNFPVTELIPVASEKSVGKKVKYKQKEFTIVSMKDAIAAKPDIAIFSAGGSTSLEFAPLFAEAGTTVIDNSSAWRMDPDKKLVVPEINADVLTKEDKIIANPNCSTIQLVMVLGPLNKKYDLKRVIVSTYQSVTGTGKAAVDQLNGEISGNESTEKVYPYQIFKNALPHCDVFADDDYTKEEIKLMKEPKKILGDDTFNLTATAVRVPVQGGHSESVNIEFENEFELDEVRKILSETPGVIVMDDVKNNHYPMPLYSEGKDEVFVGRIRRDLSQPKTLNLWIVADNLRKGAATNAVQIAEYLVANNLV, encoded by the coding sequence ATGAAAGTAGCTGTAGTAGGTTCAACAGGAATGGTTGGACAAGTCATGCTTAAAGTTTTGGAGGAGAGAAACTTCCCTGTAACAGAATTAATTCCGGTAGCATCCGAAAAATCTGTAGGTAAGAAGGTGAAGTATAAACAGAAGGAATTTACGATTGTAAGCATGAAGGACGCTATAGCTGCCAAACCGGATATTGCCATCTTCTCTGCAGGAGGTTCTACTTCCCTTGAATTCGCTCCTCTGTTTGCAGAAGCAGGAACAACAGTAATTGATAATTCTTCTGCATGGAGAATGGATCCTGATAAAAAATTAGTCGTTCCTGAGATCAATGCTGATGTTTTAACAAAAGAAGATAAAATCATCGCCAATCCGAATTGTTCTACCATCCAATTGGTAATGGTTCTTGGACCATTGAACAAGAAATATGATTTAAAAAGAGTAATCGTTTCTACGTATCAATCTGTAACAGGAACAGGTAAAGCTGCTGTAGACCAGTTAAACGGTGAGATTAGTGGAAATGAATCTACTGAAAAAGTATACCCTTATCAGATCTTCAAAAATGCATTGCCACACTGTGATGTATTTGCTGATGATGATTACACGAAAGAAGAGATCAAACTGATGAAAGAGCCTAAGAAAATTTTAGGAGATGATACTTTCAACCTGACAGCAACTGCTGTAAGAGTACCTGTTCAGGGAGGACATTCTGAAAGTGTAAATATCGAATTCGAAAATGAATTTGAACTGGATGAAGTAAGAAAAATCTTATCTGAAACACCTGGCGTAATTGTAATGGATGATGTAAAAAACAACCACTACCCTATGCCTCTGTACTCAGAAGGAAAAGACGAAGTTTTTGTGGGAAGAATCAGAAGGGATTTATCACAGCCGAAAACACTCAATCTCTGGATCGTAGCAGACAACCTGAGGAAAGGAGCGGCAACAAACGCTGTACAAATCGCAGAGTACCTTGTAGCAAACAACTTAGTATAA
- a CDS encoding TonB-dependent receptor, translating to MKLINKSILTAVITLSTASVYYAQQVQDTVQTKSKDIEEVILRGVTDIAKDRKTPVAASTIKAAQLAERLGNQELPEILNTTPSVYATKSGGGFGDGGLTIRGFESRNIAVMVNGMPVNDMEGGTVYFSNWTGLSDVTSTLQVQRGLGSSKLAIASVGGTVNFLTRSADMKKGGVIRLGVGNNDYLKTSFSYNTGKSKDGVSASFLMSRQAGGTYIENTDYESYAYFFALGYEINKKHNLQFTITSAPQWHDQRTFAPTIQNYINYNPEYDGKSPYRRYNSDFGYYTDASGNKVALANRSNYYSKPVMMLNWDWTMSEKSKLSTVLYMSNGRGGGTGDLGKVGGKGMTDFYDTAGHFNYDAIFAANAAVNLNTAGAGSTLIRRSSINSHNWYGILANFQHKINDNWNFSVGTDDRYYYGYHYQVVSDLYGAAGYKDKANQNLAPRIVSNTYDYKKLSWNPFGGKLAPSEDQIGYSNDGEVLWYSGFAQVEYTKDNLSAFLQGSVSNQGYQRIDNFVVDGSTVKGQTINTKTGFKNIFGYNIKGGANYNINEQHNVFANLGYYSKQPFLNTVYPSNQQLINPYLTNEKISSAEVGYGFRSAKFTANVNVYRTQWKDRWLRKTGQTFTLADGSTTTGYSEINGITEIHQGVEFDGVYRPNRFLEVQGMFSWGDYYYKGNASVASFDDNNNPVTLAGSAGNELYLDKVKVGGSSNNSIPQMTASLGLTVKPVKDLNIFGTWRYVGKLYSTIDAGTFTNVSAQDRGVLKLPDFNLFDIGFSYKIRLQNEAQYFTIGANVYNLFDTVYISDSATSVFADDKPKYLADGKTLNSQNQTYEQLGMMYKGLATGNRAYFGFGTTWAATLSFNF from the coding sequence ATGAAATTAATCAACAAATCAATACTAACTGCGGTAATTACATTATCTACAGCTAGTGTTTATTACGCTCAACAAGTTCAGGACACAGTACAAACTAAGTCCAAAGATATTGAAGAGGTAATCTTAAGAGGTGTTACGGATATCGCTAAAGATAGAAAGACACCTGTTGCTGCATCTACCATTAAAGCAGCACAACTTGCAGAAAGATTAGGTAACCAGGAATTACCTGAGATTTTGAACACTACTCCATCTGTTTATGCTACAAAATCCGGAGGTGGTTTTGGTGATGGAGGTCTTACAATCAGAGGTTTCGAATCAAGAAACATCGCTGTAATGGTAAACGGTATGCCTGTAAATGATATGGAAGGTGGTACTGTTTATTTCTCAAACTGGACTGGATTATCTGATGTTACAAGTACACTACAGGTTCAGAGAGGTTTAGGTTCATCTAAATTAGCTATTGCTTCTGTAGGAGGAACAGTAAACTTCCTTACCCGCTCTGCAGATATGAAAAAAGGAGGGGTAATCAGATTAGGTGTTGGAAATAATGATTATTTAAAAACTTCATTTTCTTATAATACAGGAAAATCTAAAGATGGAGTTTCTGCATCATTCTTAATGAGCAGACAAGCCGGAGGTACTTATATTGAAAATACAGATTATGAATCTTATGCATATTTCTTTGCATTAGGTTATGAAATCAATAAAAAACATAACTTACAGTTTACCATAACTTCTGCTCCTCAGTGGCACGATCAAAGAACTTTTGCTCCAACAATTCAAAATTACATCAACTATAACCCTGAATATGATGGAAAAAGTCCTTACAGAAGATATAACTCTGACTTCGGATATTATACTGATGCTTCAGGAAATAAAGTTGCTTTAGCAAACAGATCTAACTATTATTCTAAGCCGGTAATGATGTTAAACTGGGATTGGACGATGAGTGAGAAGTCTAAGTTAAGTACAGTTTTATACATGTCAAATGGTAGAGGTGGTGGAACAGGTGATTTAGGTAAAGTAGGAGGAAAAGGAATGACTGATTTCTATGATACAGCTGGTCACTTTAACTATGATGCTATTTTCGCGGCTAATGCAGCTGTTAACTTAAATACTGCAGGTGCTGGAAGTACTCTAATTCGTAGATCAAGTATCAACTCTCACAACTGGTATGGTATCTTGGCAAACTTCCAACATAAAATCAATGACAACTGGAATTTCTCAGTAGGAACAGATGATAGATATTACTATGGTTACCACTATCAGGTTGTTAGTGACCTTTATGGAGCAGCAGGATATAAAGACAAAGCGAACCAAAATTTAGCTCCAAGAATCGTAAGCAATACTTATGATTATAAAAAGCTTAGCTGGAATCCTTTTGGAGGTAAATTAGCTCCATCTGAAGACCAGATTGGATATAGCAATGACGGAGAAGTTCTTTGGTACAGTGGATTTGCGCAAGTAGAGTATACTAAAGATAACTTATCTGCATTCTTACAAGGTTCCGTATCTAACCAAGGTTACCAGAGAATTGATAACTTCGTAGTAGATGGAAGCACAGTAAAAGGTCAGACAATAAACACTAAAACTGGATTTAAAAATATTTTCGGATACAATATTAAAGGGGGGGCTAACTATAACATTAATGAACAACATAATGTTTTTGCTAATTTAGGTTATTATAGCAAGCAGCCATTCCTTAACACTGTTTACCCAAGTAACCAACAGCTTATTAACCCTTATCTAACTAATGAGAAAATTTCTTCTGCTGAAGTTGGATATGGATTCAGATCCGCAAAATTCACTGCAAATGTTAACGTATATAGAACACAGTGGAAAGACAGATGGTTAAGAAAAACAGGTCAGACTTTCACTTTAGCAGACGGTTCAACGACTACAGGTTATTCTGAAATCAATGGTATTACCGAAATTCACCAGGGAGTAGAATTTGATGGAGTATACAGACCTAACCGTTTCTTGGAAGTTCAGGGGATGTTCTCTTGGGGAGATTACTATTATAAAGGAAATGCTAGTGTAGCTTCTTTCGATGATAACAACAACCCTGTTACTTTAGCTGGTTCAGCAGGTAACGAACTATACTTGGATAAAGTAAAAGTAGGAGGTTCAAGCAATAACAGTATTCCTCAGATGACAGCATCATTAGGTCTTACAGTAAAACCGGTAAAAGATCTTAATATCTTCGGAACCTGGAGATATGTAGGTAAACTTTATTCTACTATTGATGCTGGAACATTTACTAACGTTTCTGCACAGGATAGAGGAGTATTGAAATTACCTGACTTCAACTTATTCGATATAGGTTTCTCCTACAAAATCAGATTGCAAAACGAAGCTCAGTATTTCACAATCGGAGCTAACGTTTACAACCTATTTGATACTGTATATATTTCTGATTCTGCTACAAGTGTATTTGCTGATGATAAACCAAAATATCTGGCTGATGGAAAAACACTTAATTCTCAAAATCAGACTTACGAACAGCTTGGTATGATGTACAAAGGTCTAGCAACTGGTAACCGTGCTTATTTCGGTTTCGGAACTACCTGGGCAGCAACATTATCATTCAACTTCTAA
- a CDS encoding TIGR00730 family Rossman fold protein — translation MEIDGTRDESLVNPELDINETKLHNSFRQKTWDETITKDSWMVFKIMAEFVDGYEKLAKIGPCVSIFGSARLKPENKYYEMAVDIAEKITKLGFGIITGGGPGIMEAGNKGAFNAKGKSIGLNIDLPFEQHFNPYINKSYSMNFDYFFVRKVMFVKYSQGFVVMPGGFGTLDELTEAMTLIQTNKIGKFPIVLVGSEFWGGLLDWFKATLLKEGMIAEDDLDLYRVVDSADEAVAHIKAFYDKYSVNVNF, via the coding sequence ATGGAAATTGATGGAACCAGAGATGAAAGTTTGGTAAATCCAGAACTTGATATTAACGAAACAAAACTACATAATAGCTTCAGACAAAAAACATGGGATGAAACGATCACTAAAGACAGCTGGATGGTCTTTAAGATAATGGCTGAATTTGTAGACGGTTATGAAAAACTAGCTAAAATTGGTCCGTGCGTTTCAATATTTGGTTCTGCCCGATTGAAGCCGGAGAACAAATATTATGAAATGGCTGTTGATATTGCTGAAAAAATTACCAAACTTGGCTTCGGAATTATTACCGGAGGCGGGCCCGGAATTATGGAAGCAGGAAATAAAGGAGCTTTCAATGCTAAGGGAAAATCTATCGGACTTAATATTGATCTTCCGTTTGAACAGCATTTTAATCCTTACATCAACAAATCCTATTCTATGAATTTCGATTACTTTTTCGTGAGAAAAGTAATGTTTGTAAAATATTCTCAGGGGTTTGTGGTAATGCCCGGAGGTTTCGGGACACTGGATGAGCTCACTGAGGCGATGACTCTTATTCAGACCAATAAAATCGGGAAATTCCCGATTGTTCTTGTAGGAAGTGAATTCTGGGGAGGACTGCTGGATTGGTTTAAGGCAACGCTGTTAAAAGAAGGAATGATTGCTGAAGATGATCTGGATCTTTATCGTGTGGTAGACAGTGCTGACGAGGCGGTGGCACATATTAAGGCCTTTTATGATAAATATTCTGTGAATGTAAATTTTTAA
- a CDS encoding cation diffusion facilitator family transporter, with protein sequence MNTQKNAHQEKIGFQKLIAIFGIILFVGKIIAWKLTSSDAVFSDAMESIVNVISAFMGLYSLHLAAKPKDEDHPYGHGKVEFVTSGIEGALIAIAGVMIIYEGVHSLIVGKTLSKIDLGIWIIAGTAVVNYLLGYISIKKGERENSLVLISSGKHLQSDTITTLGVVASLVIVYFTKIYWLDSAVALSFGLYIIFVGYKIVRKSLSGIMDEQDPEILNQIIKILEENRHTEWIDVHNMKIQQFGSSLHIDAHITLPWYYDLRDAHSEMENVILLLAGNIKRSIEFNFHMDDCKPISCPICQIKECPVREKDFIKRVEWTPENVTSVDKHTATEDE encoded by the coding sequence ATGAATACCCAGAAAAATGCCCATCAGGAGAAAATAGGATTTCAAAAGCTCATCGCCATATTTGGAATCATCCTTTTTGTCGGAAAAATTATTGCATGGAAGCTTACCAGTTCTGATGCGGTCTTTTCCGATGCCATGGAAAGTATCGTCAATGTCATTAGTGCGTTCATGGGGCTTTATTCATTGCACCTTGCTGCCAAACCCAAAGATGAAGACCATCCGTACGGCCATGGAAAGGTAGAATTTGTAACATCCGGTATTGAAGGCGCCCTTATTGCTATTGCCGGTGTTATGATCATTTATGAAGGAGTTCATAGCCTTATTGTAGGAAAAACGCTAAGCAAGATTGATCTAGGAATCTGGATTATTGCAGGCACCGCAGTTGTGAATTATCTTCTGGGATATATCTCCATAAAAAAAGGAGAAAGAGAAAATTCTCTGGTTCTTATTTCATCCGGAAAACATCTTCAGTCCGATACCATTACAACGCTTGGTGTGGTTGCCAGTTTAGTTATTGTTTATTTTACTAAAATCTATTGGCTGGATTCTGCAGTAGCATTAAGTTTTGGGCTTTATATCATATTTGTAGGCTATAAAATCGTCCGAAAGTCATTAAGCGGTATTATGGACGAACAGGATCCTGAAATATTAAATCAGATCATTAAAATCCTCGAAGAAAACAGACATACAGAATGGATTGACGTACACAATATGAAAATCCAGCAGTTCGGGTCTTCTTTGCATATTGATGCTCATATTACCCTTCCCTGGTATTACGATCTGCGTGATGCACATAGTGAAATGGAAAACGTCATTCTACTTCTTGCCGGAAATATAAAACGCAGTATTGAGTTCAATTTCCATATGGATGACTGCAAACCAATCTCATGCCCGATCTGCCAGATCAAAGAATGCCCTGTCCGGGAAAAAGATTTCATTAAACGCGTCGAATGGACTCCGGAAAATGTAACCAGTGTGGATAAACACACAGCAACTGAAGATGAGTAA
- a CDS encoding RapZ C-terminal domain-containing protein, protein MLHIEIHSFSYKKGGIPKDNSGNGGGFAFDCRGILNPGRIEEYKSQTGNDIGVQEYLETKTEMPKFLELVKSLVSINIDNYLERGFEHLQINFGCTGGQHRSVYCAIKIAEFIQEKYPDGTEITLQHDEQPQLNISNQ, encoded by the coding sequence ATGCTACACATCGAGATACACAGTTTTTCTTACAAAAAAGGAGGAATTCCCAAAGATAATTCCGGAAATGGAGGAGGTTTTGCCTTTGACTGCCGTGGAATTTTAAATCCGGGAAGAATTGAAGAATATAAAAGCCAGACCGGAAATGATATAGGAGTTCAGGAGTATCTGGAAACAAAAACAGAAATGCCAAAGTTTCTGGAACTCGTAAAATCTCTTGTTTCAATTAATATCGACAATTATTTAGAAAGAGGCTTTGAGCATCTGCAGATCAATTTCGGATGTACCGGCGGACAGCACAGATCGGTATACTGCGCAATAAAAATCGCTGAATTTATCCAAGAAAAATATCCTGACGGGACTGAGATCACCCTTCAACACGATGAACAGCCACAACTCAATATTAGTAATCAGTAA
- a CDS encoding nucleotidyltransferase family protein has translation MKALIFAAGKGTRLKPFTDHHPKALAKVNEVPLLERNINYLKSFGITDFVINIHHFGDQIVDFLNKNNNFGCKIEISDETHELLETGGGLIFARKFLDHGEDFLIMNADILTDLNINTLVEYHKKIKDFATLAVSDRESSRKLLFNDDMVLRGWLNVQTGEQRLAEFNKGFKALAFSGIHCINPIIFEKIKRTGKFSVMEEYLDLMQTEHIHGFVHDSILIDVGRPSSIIEAEKHFK, from the coding sequence ATGAAAGCTCTAATTTTCGCAGCAGGGAAAGGTACCAGACTTAAACCGTTTACCGACCATCATCCTAAAGCACTGGCAAAAGTAAATGAAGTTCCGCTTCTGGAAAGAAATATCAATTATCTGAAAAGTTTCGGAATAACGGATTTTGTGATCAACATCCATCACTTTGGAGATCAGATTGTTGATTTTTTAAATAAAAATAATAATTTCGGGTGTAAGATCGAAATTTCGGATGAAACCCACGAACTTCTGGAGACCGGTGGCGGCTTGATTTTTGCAAGAAAATTTCTTGATCACGGAGAAGATTTTTTAATCATGAATGCTGATATTCTGACTGACCTGAATATCAACACTTTGGTAGAATACCACAAAAAGATAAAAGATTTTGCTACTTTAGCGGTTTCGGACAGAGAAAGTTCGAGAAAACTCCTTTTCAATGATGATATGGTATTAAGAGGCTGGCTGAATGTCCAAACCGGAGAACAAAGGCTTGCAGAATTCAACAAAGGCTTTAAAGCACTAGCTTTCAGCGGCATCCATTGTATCAATCCTATCATCTTTGAAAAAATAAAAAGAACAGGCAAATTTTCTGTTATGGAAGAATATCTGGATCTGATGCAGACCGAGCATATACATGGCTTTGTGCATGACAGTATTCTTATTGATGTCGGAAGACCTTCATCCATAATAGAAGCCGAAAAACATTTTAAATAA
- a CDS encoding GxxExxY protein, whose protein sequence is MTKKEITQLSYEITGFAIKVHKTLGPGLLESVYEECLKIELVKNGYDVKQQLYFPINYEGVEIETKLVVDLLVNDTIIIELKAVEDVLPIHEAQLLTYMKVLKKPQGLLINFFTNNITKSMKPFINEFFKELPD, encoded by the coding sequence ATGACCAAAAAAGAAATTACTCAACTGTCATATGAAATTACTGGCTTTGCTATCAAAGTCCATAAGACTCTTGGTCCTGGTCTACTTGAAAGCGTTTATGAAGAGTGCTTAAAAATTGAGCTTGTTAAAAATGGGTATGATGTTAAACAACAATTATATTTTCCCATCAATTATGAAGGAGTAGAAATTGAGACAAAACTTGTTGTAGATCTCCTAGTAAATGATACAATTATTATAGAGTTAAAAGCTGTGGAAGACGTATTACCAATCCACGAAGCACAATTACTCACTTACATGAAAGTTCTTAAAAAACCACAAGGTCTTCTTATTAATTTTTTTACTAACAATATTACAAAGTCAATGAAACCCTTTATTAATGAATTTTTCAAAGAACTTCCTGACTAA
- the xrtF gene encoding exosortase family protein XrtF, translating into MLKDFKPVLGILLRFIVIYLVLLFAYQFYLNSGKDSGLDLFSRMIANQVTSLQNAIGYPTEIYDDVKNEQVWFYVKQNYATRMVEGCNAVSVIILFVSFVFAFYKGIKTFVFVGAGLVILYIMNLLRIMGLNIVMTDHKEYGKIFHDFVFPAVIYGSVVVLWLIWIKFFALKHENS; encoded by the coding sequence ATGCTGAAAGACTTTAAACCTGTTTTAGGTATTTTATTGCGCTTTATTGTTATTTATCTGGTGTTGCTTTTCGCTTATCAGTTCTATCTGAACAGTGGGAAAGATTCCGGGCTGGATTTGTTTTCAAGGATGATTGCCAATCAGGTGACTTCCCTGCAGAACGCCATAGGATATCCTACAGAAATCTATGATGATGTAAAAAACGAACAGGTTTGGTTTTATGTTAAACAAAATTATGCAACAAGAATGGTAGAAGGCTGTAATGCGGTTTCTGTCATCATTTTATTTGTGTCTTTTGTATTTGCCTTCTATAAAGGAATAAAGACTTTTGTTTTTGTGGGTGCAGGATTGGTAATCCTGTATATTATGAATCTCTTGAGAATTATGGGATTAAATATCGTGATGACCGATCATAAAGAGTATGGAAAAATATTTCACGATTTTGTTTTTCCTGCTGTTATTTATGGGAGTGTTGTTGTTCTTTGGCTGATCTGGATTAAATTTTTTGCTTTAAAACATGAAAATTCTTAA
- the nadC gene encoding carboxylating nicotinate-nucleotide diphosphorylase: protein MKRPSYVTDKALKTFIKNALEEDIQDGDHSTLSTIPQDLVQSAKLLVKQDCILAGVELAEIIFHTFDKNLKVEVFIKDGTPCKVGDVALIVTGSARSILSTERFVLNCMQRMSGIATLTHDWDSRLVGTKTKLLDTRKTTPNFRMCEKWAVAIGGGTNHRYGLYDMIMLKDNHIDYNGSISNAVAMAKDYVKRNKKKLKIEVETRNLEEVQEAINAKVDRIMLDNMDVKTMKEAVKMINGSCESEASGGITRDMLKDIAATGVTYISVGALTHSAENIDLSLKAVK from the coding sequence ATGAAAAGACCAAGCTACGTTACAGATAAAGCATTAAAGACATTTATAAAAAATGCCCTTGAAGAGGATATTCAGGATGGAGACCACTCTACCCTGTCTACCATTCCACAGGATCTTGTACAAAGTGCCAAGCTTTTGGTAAAACAGGATTGTATTCTTGCAGGTGTTGAACTGGCAGAAATCATTTTCCACACTTTTGACAAAAACTTAAAAGTTGAAGTTTTTATTAAAGACGGAACTCCTTGTAAAGTCGGGGATGTGGCACTTATTGTAACCGGAAGCGCAAGATCTATCCTGTCTACTGAAAGATTTGTTCTTAACTGCATGCAAAGAATGAGCGGCATTGCTACGCTTACCCACGATTGGGATTCCAGATTGGTAGGTACTAAAACTAAACTTCTAGATACAAGAAAAACGACTCCCAACTTCAGAATGTGTGAAAAATGGGCAGTAGCTATTGGTGGAGGAACCAATCACAGATATGGTCTTTATGATATGATTATGCTGAAGGACAACCATATTGATTATAATGGAAGTATCTCCAATGCTGTGGCAATGGCGAAAGACTATGTTAAAAGGAATAAGAAAAAGTTAAAAATAGAGGTTGAAACGAGGAATCTTGAAGAAGTTCAGGAAGCCATCAACGCTAAGGTTGACAGAATTATGCTTGATAATATGGATGTGAAAACCATGAAAGAAGCTGTAAAAATGATCAACGGCTCCTGTGAGTCTGAAGCTTCAGGTGGAATTACCCGTGATATGCTGAAAGATATTGCAGCAACAGGCGTTACTTACATCTCCGTAGGAGCCCTTACACACTCTGCAGAGAATATAGATTTGAGTCTCAAAGCAGTGAAATAG
- a CDS encoding exosortase F system-associated membrane protein translates to MKILNWLLVIAGICGLIGVRILEGTIFYDPFLDYFHEANKNIDFPAFEWGKLIAGHVFRFILNLFFSCLIIYGLFKNKGWTIQGAIMMTVVFVITLPIYLYCIHDRFEVGYLFSFYMRRFVIQPLIILLIVPMFYYRKQMVSKES, encoded by the coding sequence ATGAAAATTCTTAACTGGCTTCTGGTTATCGCAGGGATCTGCGGGTTGATTGGGGTAAGAATCCTGGAAGGAACTATTTTTTATGATCCTTTCCTTGATTACTTTCATGAGGCCAATAAGAATATTGATTTTCCTGCATTTGAATGGGGCAAACTGATTGCCGGACATGTTTTCAGATTTATTTTAAACTTATTTTTTTCCTGTCTGATTATTTACGGTTTATTTAAAAATAAGGGATGGACAATACAGGGAGCAATAATGATGACTGTTGTTTTTGTCATTACATTGCCTATTTATCTGTATTGTATTCATGACAGATTTGAAGTAGGGTATCTTTTTTCTTTTTATATGAGGCGATTCGTAATCCAGCCGTTAATCATACTTCTGATTGTACCGATGTTCTATTACAGAAAACAAATGGTTAGTAAAGAAAGCTGA
- a CDS encoding aminoglycoside phosphotransferase family protein, with protein sequence MTSENAKRFFENQLGKKSSEFVTLAQSGSARVNFLATAGTEKYIITYNENIPENESFLYYSEIFSGLNLNTPSILAVSEDRKMYIQEFLGQHTLSEVIAKEQQSPAVRSLVQQTLEKLYQLQIQTRGKIDFSKTFEYESYDELPVIHDLYYFKNFVADFLEIEYNKSALLKEFKKIAVLIENLEPKGIMIRDFQARNIMVNEQNEVSFIDYQSAMKGPLMYDVISFLFQAKANFPEDFKQEMLDFYIEQFDDPATRIQLKNAVMPIQMMRFLQVLGAYGFRGLIQRKQHFMASLEKGIRNIIQFSNSWEHMKDYPELNKVIQQLASEKAQQKVEEIINLNH encoded by the coding sequence ATGACTTCTGAAAACGCAAAACGATTTTTTGAAAACCAGTTAGGTAAAAAATCTTCTGAATTCGTCACATTAGCTCAAAGCGGCTCTGCGAGGGTAAATTTCCTGGCCACTGCCGGTACAGAAAAATACATCATTACGTACAATGAAAATATTCCGGAAAATGAAAGTTTTCTTTACTATTCTGAAATATTTTCGGGCCTGAATCTTAATACTCCTTCTATTCTTGCCGTTTCAGAAGACCGGAAGATGTATATCCAGGAATTTTTAGGACAGCATACCCTTTCTGAAGTGATTGCAAAAGAACAGCAGTCTCCCGCTGTAAGATCTTTGGTGCAGCAAACGTTAGAAAAGCTTTACCAGCTGCAGATCCAGACTCGGGGGAAAATTGATTTTTCAAAAACCTTTGAGTATGAAAGTTATGATGAACTTCCCGTGATTCATGATCTTTATTATTTTAAAAACTTTGTAGCAGATTTTCTGGAGATTGAATATAATAAGTCGGCTCTTCTGAAAGAATTCAAAAAAATTGCAGTCCTTATTGAGAATCTTGAACCTAAAGGAATTATGATCCGTGATTTCCAGGCAAGAAACATCATGGTCAATGAACAGAATGAAGTCTCTTTTATCGATTATCAGTCAGCAATGAAAGGTCCGTTGATGTATGATGTCATCTCTTTCCTTTTTCAGGCCAAAGCCAATTTTCCTGAAGATTTCAAACAAGAAATGCTGGATTTTTATATTGAGCAGTTTGATGATCCTGCAACAAGAATTCAGTTGAAAAATGCAGTGATGCCTATTCAGATGATGAGATTTTTACAGGTTTTAGGTGCTTACGGATTCAGAGGTTTGATACAGAGGAAACAGCATTTCATGGCCAGCCTGGAAAAAGGAATCCGGAATATCATACAGTTTTCAAATTCCTGGGAACACATGAAGGATTATCCTGAATTGAATAAGGTTATTCAGCAATTGGCATCGGAAAAGGCACAACAAAAAGTTGAAGAAATTATAAATTTAAACCATTAA